In Actinomycetota bacterium, a genomic segment contains:
- a CDS encoding ABC transporter substrate-binding protein encodes MLLAAMFIVAAVPGFILGCGDETTSRSVFSYAESSEPASLDPAQVDEVAGINIARYLFDGLVAYDTETSQVVPAVAESWESNGDATEYTFHLRKGVRFSSGSEVKAGDFVYAWTRALAPDTMSSTAYAILQPVMGATDLADGKTDKLAGVEATDDYTLKVTLEFPMADFVSLLGHPVAAPVSKDDAENPQFRFAEHPVGNGPFIMTDWKHDDQIVLEKNPDYYGDDARVDQVVAKIIPNPATAVAELKAGNVDAVRTIPAGQTEALRNDSAVKFFQGPANAVRFLAFDVTKPPFDNQKVREAFAWDMDLATIADKVLQGQEYPADGIVPTSIPGHQSGAMPYSFDPEKTAKLLEEAGYPGGAGLPQLTLAYPGVGPAADTAQAIQAELKKAGIQVELSGMEEGAFRDQMLGGGLSLFLISWQADAPSIDSFLFPLFESSNIGATDVFQYANPEVDELLGKARSASDAQQRTDFYNEAERKILADSPMVPITFGQDAMIYSPRVTNFVHTPLGDIALDEITVSTK; translated from the coding sequence ATGTTACTGGCCGCAATGTTCATCGTGGCCGCCGTCCCGGGGTTTATCCTGGGGTGTGGTGATGAAACGACATCCAGATCCGTATTCTCCTATGCGGAATCAAGCGAACCCGCTTCTCTCGATCCGGCTCAGGTGGATGAGGTGGCCGGCATCAACATAGCACGCTATCTGTTTGACGGTCTCGTGGCTTATGACACAGAAACCAGTCAGGTCGTGCCGGCCGTAGCGGAAAGCTGGGAATCCAACGGCGATGCCACCGAATATACTTTCCATCTCCGCAAGGGAGTCCGGTTCAGCAGCGGTTCCGAGGTCAAGGCGGGCGACTTTGTTTACGCCTGGACCAGAGCCCTGGCTCCTGACACGATGTCATCAACGGCTTACGCCATCCTCCAGCCGGTCATGGGAGCGACAGACCTGGCGGATGGCAAGACCGACAAACTAGCCGGTGTCGAGGCGACAGATGATTACACGCTCAAGGTGACACTGGAATTCCCTATGGCGGATTTTGTCTCTCTGCTCGGCCATCCAGTCGCCGCACCCGTATCGAAGGATGATGCCGAGAATCCTCAGTTCAGGTTCGCTGAGCATCCGGTAGGCAACGGTCCGTTCATAATGACCGATTGGAAACACGACGATCAGATAGTCTTGGAAAAGAATCCTGATTATTACGGCGATGACGCGCGCGTCGACCAGGTCGTCGCCAAAATAATCCCCAACCCGGCGACTGCGGTAGCCGAACTCAAGGCGGGCAACGTCGACGCGGTAAGGACGATTCCCGCCGGTCAGACCGAAGCGCTGCGCAACGACAGTGCCGTCAAGTTCTTCCAGGGGCCCGCCAACGCGGTGCGATTCCTCGCCTTCGATGTCACCAAACCGCCTTTCGATAACCAGAAAGTAAGAGAGGCATTCGCCTGGGACATGGACCTGGCCACCATCGCCGACAAGGTGCTCCAGGGTCAGGAATACCCGGCCGATGGCATCGTACCCACTTCGATACCAGGGCACCAGAGCGGCGCCATGCCTTACAGCTTCGACCCGGAAAAGACCGCGAAGCTGCTCGAGGAAGCCGGTTATCCCGGTGGAGCCGGACTGCCTCAGCTGACGCTCGCCTATCCGGGTGTCGGTCCGGCAGCCGATACAGCGCAGGCCATACAGGCTGAGCTGAAAAAGGCGGGAATCCAGGTCGAACTGAGCGGCATGGAGGAAGGCGCCTTCCGCGACCAGATGCTCGGCGGTGGACTTTCCCTCTTCCTGATCTCATGGCAGGCGGACGCGCCCAGCATCGATTCGTTCCTTTTCCCGCTCTTCGAGTCGAGCAACATTGGAGCCACAGATGTATTCCAGTACGCAAATCCTGAGGTCGATGAGCTTCTGGGCAAGGCGCGGTCTGCATCGGACGCGCAGCAGAGGACCGACTTCTATAACGAAGCCGAGCGCAAGATCCTGGCCGATTCCCCGATGGTGCCGATCACATTCGGCCAGGACGCGATGATATATTCACCGCGGGTGACCAACTTCGTCCATACACCTCTGGGCGATATCGCTCTTGATGAAATAACCGTGTCCACCAAGTAG
- a CDS encoding diguanylate cyclase: MAVNQEFPGGSGTVPSYHGARNLARRLEIGGIGQLVALFRDLGLGELQVEMANDRLSVRLTDVSADSRRTGASRTSCEMERGLIDGALESITGIPVETIESRCRMRGDDICCFESIRQEVAGRQRFIPVLAGDPGRNLGSGNIWDGLLGPDSGLGGPARGDLKSWFMDLAMREVARARRHGRQLSVMYVDLDDLGQINTAHGRAAGDRVLQAVGAALSKSCRSEDFLWHQGEDEFAILLSETSADGAGIVARRLSTEVLSAAEYVDVAAKVSASIGYSSFPVHADSVPGLFESARSAVYLAKSMGKGRAQAARPVTGTKTGGSDETARGADGVLRDSGSRDAASDGQGVVVANHGVAGKISAEEIETLPGISRELPVASVIIASNSPLLIAGMRQVLTGTDGFRIVAEIVEAGRFLAEVGDQRPDLVFADLEMSRNEDFAVMKLLRAQNLPCKYTVFCSDIDQDVIKLAADFSVDGVILQDSASDDVIAALQAVFHGKTVHPVAVADAIKELSKNRRLLEELSEREIEVLRLIAEGKSNSQISNELFITVNTVRFHLANIYQKLSVSNRTEAANYYLRQDLAPDGQTRLL, encoded by the coding sequence ATGGCCGTCAACCAGGAATTCCCGGGTGGAAGTGGAACGGTCCCGTCCTATCATGGGGCCAGGAATCTGGCGAGGCGCCTGGAGATCGGTGGCATCGGACAACTCGTGGCGCTATTTCGTGATCTTGGATTAGGGGAACTGCAGGTCGAGATGGCGAACGACAGATTGTCCGTCAGGCTTACCGACGTATCGGCAGATTCACGGAGAACGGGTGCATCCCGGACATCCTGTGAAATGGAGCGCGGACTGATCGACGGCGCCCTGGAGTCGATCACCGGTATTCCGGTGGAAACGATTGAAAGCCGTTGCCGGATGAGAGGCGACGATATCTGCTGCTTCGAGTCAATCCGGCAGGAAGTCGCCGGCCGGCAACGCTTCATCCCTGTATTGGCCGGAGATCCCGGCCGGAATCTCGGATCCGGCAATATCTGGGATGGCCTTCTTGGGCCTGATTCCGGGCTCGGGGGACCAGCACGGGGAGACCTCAAGTCATGGTTCATGGATCTGGCCATGCGGGAAGTAGCCCGTGCCCGCCGGCACGGACGGCAGCTTTCGGTGATGTACGTGGATCTGGACGATCTAGGACAGATAAACACGGCTCATGGCAGGGCTGCCGGGGACCGGGTGCTCCAGGCGGTTGGAGCCGCTCTCAGCAAAAGCTGCCGCTCGGAGGATTTCCTCTGGCACCAGGGCGAAGATGAGTTTGCTATCCTCTTGTCGGAGACCAGCGCCGATGGCGCCGGTATCGTTGCCCGCAGGCTCTCTACCGAAGTGCTTTCCGCAGCCGAATATGTGGATGTTGCTGCGAAAGTCTCTGCCAGCATAGGTTATTCTTCCTTTCCTGTTCATGCGGATAGTGTGCCCGGATTATTCGAAAGCGCCCGGTCAGCCGTTTACCTGGCAAAGTCCATGGGAAAGGGCCGGGCGCAGGCCGCCAGGCCGGTTACAGGCACCAAAACAGGGGGAAGCGATGAGACTGCACGGGGTGCTGATGGGGTATTAAGAGATTCTGGTAGCAGAGATGCAGCCTCCGATGGCCAGGGTGTAGTCGTTGCTAATCATGGTGTTGCAGGAAAAATCAGTGCTGAAGAAATCGAGACGCTGCCGGGTATCAGCCGGGAGTTGCCGGTCGCATCGGTAATTATCGCAAGCAACAGCCCCTTACTCATTGCAGGCATGCGACAGGTACTTACCGGCACTGATGGTTTCAGGATAGTGGCTGAGATTGTGGAAGCTGGGCGGTTTCTGGCTGAGGTCGGCGACCAGCGGCCTGATCTGGTCTTCGCAGACCTGGAGATGTCCAGGAATGAGGATTTTGCAGTGATGAAGCTGCTGCGGGCTCAGAACCTCCCCTGCAAATACACGGTCTTCTGCTCGGACATAGACCAGGATGTGATCAAGCTCGCGGCGGACTTCTCGGTTGATGGGGTTATCCTTCAGGACTCCGCATCTGATGACGTGATCGCCGCTCTCCAGGCAGTCTTTCATGGAAAGACGGTACATCCGGTTGCTGTAGCGGACGCGATCAAGGAGCTAAGCAAGAACAGGAGGCTGCTGGAAGAGCTGTCCGAGCGGGAAATCGAAGTGTTACGCCTGATTGCGGAAGGCAAGTCGAATTCCCAGATATCGAATGAACTCTTCATCACCGTCAATACGGTGAGATTCCACCTCGCAAACATCTACCAGAAGTTGAGTGTTTCCAATCGCACCGAGGCCGCCAACTACTATCTTCGCCAGGATCTGGCGCCAGACGGGCAGACGAGGCTTCTGTAG
- a CDS encoding HD-GYP domain-containing protein produces MAGRVRARQNALVLMTAVLCIFSGALFFYLSSSTSWSKDIIIQTVLLTVIAWIAEAKAVQFSSSVHVSSANLPVLLGIFFLGPVQSALIACMSFLAVSRGKDSLRITFILASNAVSVMTVGALFEYLSSVLDFGFPVSSITLTFIITGVLVGILWETVDFSFASIGIALKNNQRIVSLWHNNFFPALPSQLMILGVGIVIAAVYITAGIAAAALFFIPIFASQHVYQLLVQQKSLLAEQTKLSEDLMDMNIGLAGAMIMLLDSKDHYTASHSAGVAMYCRDMARMMGMSDDEQRIAHMAGLLHDLGKVGTPDAVLKKDGELTAREWEQIKEHPTTAAEVLSQLATHTEIADIIRHHQEHFDGSGYPYGISGEEIPELSRMLSVADTYHALTSDRPYRAAKSPFEALIILRKVAGTQLDPKYVEVMAQVLKNEDLSYREGSKADFLSEFRKGRPALKLDDLRASADEA; encoded by the coding sequence ATGGCAGGCAGAGTTCGCGCCAGGCAGAATGCTCTGGTATTGATGACTGCCGTTTTATGCATCTTTTCTGGTGCCCTCTTCTTCTATCTTTCATCGAGTACGTCTTGGTCAAAAGATATAATTATACAAACGGTTCTCCTGACCGTCATTGCCTGGATTGCTGAAGCTAAAGCGGTTCAATTTTCAAGCAGCGTCCATGTTAGCAGCGCCAATCTCCCAGTCCTTCTTGGCATATTCTTTCTAGGGCCTGTACAAAGTGCATTAATTGCATGCATGAGTTTCTTGGCTGTCAGTCGGGGAAAGGATTCCTTGCGAATCACTTTCATTCTCGCATCGAACGCAGTTTCAGTCATGACGGTTGGGGCACTGTTTGAATATCTAAGTAGTGTGCTGGATTTTGGATTCCCCGTTTCATCAATAACGCTAACCTTTATTATTACTGGAGTCTTAGTAGGCATACTTTGGGAGACAGTAGATTTCTCATTTGCATCGATAGGAATCGCACTAAAAAACAACCAGAGGATTGTTTCTCTTTGGCACAATAATTTTTTCCCCGCTCTTCCCTCTCAACTAATGATCCTCGGCGTTGGTATCGTTATTGCGGCAGTTTATATCACGGCTGGCATTGCTGCGGCAGCTCTGTTTTTCATTCCTATATTCGCAAGTCAGCATGTATATCAATTGCTTGTTCAGCAGAAAAGTCTATTAGCTGAGCAAACCAAGCTATCCGAAGACTTAATGGATATGAATATCGGCTTGGCTGGTGCCATGATTATGTTGCTGGACAGCAAGGATCATTACACTGCCAGCCATTCAGCCGGCGTAGCAATGTATTGTCGCGACATGGCAAGAATGATGGGTATGTCTGATGATGAACAGCGAATTGCTCATATGGCTGGACTTCTTCATGATTTAGGCAAGGTTGGTACTCCGGATGCGGTGCTCAAGAAAGATGGCGAACTGACGGCAAGGGAGTGGGAGCAGATCAAGGAACACCCGACAACAGCTGCGGAGGTTCTATCTCAGCTTGCCACACACACAGAGATTGCCGACATTATCCGCCATCACCAGGAACATTTCGATGGATCTGGTTATCCCTATGGCATCAGCGGTGAAGAAATTCCAGAATTGAGCCGGATGCTTTCCGTGGCCGACACTTATCATGCTTTGACATCAGACAGACCATATAGAGCTGCCAAGAGTCCTTTCGAAGCGCTGATAATCCTTAGAAAGGTTGCCGGTACTCAGCTGGATCCAAAGTATGTAGAAGTTATGGCTCAGGTTCTAAAGAACGAGGATTTAAGTTACAGGGAGGGAAGCAAGGCCGACTTTCTCAGTGAATTCCGAAAAGGCCGGCCCGCCCTCAAGTTGGACGATCTCCGCGCAAGCGCGGATGAAGCATAA
- a CDS encoding HEAT repeat domain-containing protein, with the protein MQLSEAEERKKNQNPVLESKLRPPRLRKVLDRPRLLLQPESSTPRLINICAGPGFGKTTLMAQIAREFSGNSIWYQVDALDRDPAVFLRHMISGFSHACNFEGTRARSRLADVTDFVTESESVLAVLLDELGEHSRVPLIICFDDFQLFDDNADASRLIEYLIQNLPEQSCIAITTRRYPELSLARLRSNGALLELKDEDLQFSLDELSSLADTWEIDVSAAVLERVYRSTEGWPAGLVLSESFLRSGNDMPDLFSHRRIKQNVYEYLAEEVLNSQSAGMQQLLISAALIDPIDPAICEKALDIPRISEMLAEAEQQNLFTNRLDDAELYRYHPLFRDFLQSRLQTQAGMDGMNDIRARFAEAFISAGHERKAVEQYLAGGQHAKAITLIEKIGDEILNAAEYGTLQQWLNALKEDDLTPTLQIQQAKILMSAGKFRKAMRIFAATKPLLDPNEIELLLNFSFAYADCFNELGRCHEAIDTLKELLQVPLTDEMHKDILFHLAASYFIGFDEEGLKRCIDKNNELGGENEMPMTLGCEYVLMMQNLRHGNFSEALRMQEKYRDYEKLSESKRNLYTNNMASCLMMLGRYGEARSYAEMCLENVKKQQEIKALPVILDTYGCLLFAEGEHDRGKELLVQAAQICSKLEQKRGDTLAAIKCHLGTWARRSGNPDRALILHRESLEKAIETNEIFEIAASKMNIVADLIHITDLEKAEQMSIDAKHLSKKYNLRYVQTALDFSLAWKAYIEKDGAMARSLLASALSRSNKFQHNHWIIHEGKCVVPLFTVALESDIEVDYVCWVLERMGEKSLSAVEPLLKHENPLLRVKIAVLLGKIGSAGALTLLRRMRYDDNEFVQTSVQASLKKHRKRIKNSSDVLTNRELEVFSCLSQGLSNGQIAQSLYISECTVKTHVASIFRKMGFKSRLDAVIQAHQGNKE; encoded by the coding sequence TTGCAACTGTCTGAAGCTGAAGAGCGGAAAAAAAATCAAAATCCAGTCCTGGAAAGCAAGCTAAGGCCTCCACGCCTCCGAAAGGTGCTGGATCGGCCGAGGTTGCTGCTGCAGCCGGAATCAAGCACCCCCCGACTGATTAATATCTGTGCCGGACCCGGGTTCGGCAAGACGACGCTGATGGCTCAGATAGCGCGGGAATTCTCAGGCAACAGCATCTGGTATCAGGTCGATGCCCTGGACCGGGATCCCGCTGTATTCCTGCGGCACATGATCTCCGGATTTTCCCACGCGTGTAACTTTGAAGGAACACGCGCCCGCTCGCGCCTGGCAGACGTCACTGATTTTGTTACAGAAAGCGAAAGCGTGCTCGCGGTCCTGCTGGATGAACTTGGCGAGCACAGCCGCGTTCCGCTGATAATTTGTTTTGATGATTTTCAGTTGTTTGATGACAACGCAGACGCATCCCGCCTGATCGAATATCTGATTCAGAATCTGCCCGAGCAGTCATGCATCGCTATAACTACTCGCAGGTATCCCGAACTCAGTCTGGCCCGCTTGCGTTCAAACGGTGCATTGCTGGAACTGAAGGATGAGGATCTGCAGTTCTCCCTGGATGAGCTTTCCAGTCTGGCGGATACGTGGGAGATCGACGTCTCGGCTGCGGTTCTTGAAAGGGTCTACAGAAGCACTGAGGGATGGCCGGCGGGACTGGTGCTTTCTGAAAGTTTTCTCAGGTCAGGAAACGATATGCCGGACCTGTTCTCCCACCGTCGAATCAAACAGAACGTGTATGAGTATCTGGCAGAGGAAGTGCTGAACAGTCAATCCGCCGGGATGCAACAGCTACTGATCAGCGCGGCTCTGATCGATCCGATAGACCCGGCTATTTGTGAAAAGGCCTTGGATATCCCGCGCATCAGCGAAATGCTGGCAGAGGCGGAACAGCAGAATCTCTTTACTAACAGGCTCGATGATGCAGAGCTATATCGTTATCACCCGCTGTTTAGAGATTTTCTGCAATCGCGGCTGCAGACTCAGGCTGGTATGGACGGAATGAACGACATCAGAGCCAGATTCGCCGAAGCATTCATCAGTGCCGGGCACGAGCGTAAAGCCGTCGAACAGTATCTTGCCGGCGGGCAACATGCCAAAGCCATAACCCTGATAGAAAAAATCGGCGACGAAATTCTGAACGCCGCCGAGTACGGGACGCTTCAGCAATGGCTGAACGCTCTCAAGGAGGACGACCTCACCCCTACCCTGCAGATACAGCAAGCAAAAATATTGATGTCTGCTGGGAAGTTTCGCAAGGCGATGAGAATCTTCGCGGCAACTAAGCCTCTGCTAGATCCTAATGAGATCGAGCTCTTATTGAATTTTAGCTTTGCTTATGCGGACTGTTTTAATGAATTAGGAAGATGTCACGAAGCTATTGACACTTTAAAAGAATTATTACAAGTACCTCTAACAGACGAAATGCATAAAGACATTCTATTTCATTTGGCAGCGAGCTATTTTATTGGATTTGATGAGGAGGGATTAAAACGTTGCATTGATAAAAACAATGAATTGGGCGGCGAAAACGAAATGCCTATGACCCTAGGCTGTGAATATGTATTAATGATGCAGAATTTAAGACATGGTAATTTTTCTGAGGCGCTAAGAATGCAAGAAAAATATAGAGACTATGAAAAACTAAGCGAAAGCAAAAGAAATCTATATACGAACAATATGGCATCCTGCTTGATGATGCTCGGCCGCTATGGTGAGGCACGATCTTACGCAGAGATGTGCTTGGAGAATGTGAAAAAGCAACAGGAAATAAAAGCCCTACCGGTCATCCTAGATACATATGGGTGCCTTTTATTCGCGGAGGGAGAACATGACCGGGGCAAGGAATTGCTGGTACAAGCTGCGCAGATATGCTCTAAATTGGAGCAGAAACGAGGGGATACATTAGCCGCTATCAAATGTCATCTAGGTACTTGGGCGCGGCGTTCAGGTAATCCTGATAGAGCCCTGATTCTTCATCGCGAGAGCTTGGAGAAGGCGATAGAAACAAATGAAATCTTTGAAATCGCTGCAAGTAAAATGAACATAGTGGCTGACTTGATACATATTACTGATTTAGAAAAAGCCGAGCAAATGAGTATAGACGCGAAGCATTTATCAAAAAAATACAATTTACGATATGTACAAACTGCTCTTGATTTTAGCCTTGCATGGAAAGCCTACATTGAGAAGGACGGGGCTATGGCTAGAAGTTTATTAGCCTCAGCATTGAGCAGGTCAAACAAATTTCAACACAATCATTGGATAATACATGAGGGTAAGTGCGTAGTTCCTTTATTCACTGTAGCCCTGGAAAGCGACATTGAAGTTGACTATGTTTGCTGGGTTTTGGAGCGAATGGGTGAGAAATCGTTATCTGCCGTCGAGCCTCTATTAAAACACGAGAATCCATTGCTGAGAGTAAAAATCGCGGTACTTCTTGGCAAGATAGGATCAGCAGGTGCACTTACCCTCTTACGTCGCATGCGGTATGACGACAATGAGTTTGTGCAGACATCTGTGCAAGCCTCATTGAAAAAACACCGTAAACGCATTAAGAACTCATCTGATGTTTTAACAAATAGGGAGTTAGAGGTGTTTAGTTGTCTCTCTCAAGGCCTGTCAAACGGTCAAATTGCGCAATCGCTTTATATTTCTGAATGTACTGTAAAGACACATGTTGCGAGTATTTTCCGAAAAATGGGCTTTAAAAGCCGATTGGATGCAGTCATCCAGGCTCACCAAGGAAATAAAGAATAA
- a CDS encoding HEAT repeat domain-containing protein, producing the protein MKKPFILETKLMPPDCSRMLPRARLVDDFGQNDVRVTILCADAGYGKTTLMGQFYQDLDGKLGVWYQLGLGDKNMAVFLAHLVEGVSSHMTGFGAAMDRALSGMKNTDGDWESYLTVFINEISASDKPFVFFFDEFQLANDFENIRDAVQFLIKYLPTDYRVVLASRERTSLSLGRLRTQRKLKEIDTEDLRFTMEEMEGVYRGCCEKDLNEDELRIWYTATQGWPVAIVLSRNLLTIERRIPEHVNPELLGEHGTIAGYLAEEVWSELDDELKQFLMVTSILDTVDIEICDQALMAGEGKSSVGLLREMEARNLMISCLEEGRSYIYQPLVRQFLSMKLEQIMPVAEVDDLHRRYGEAYDGNGQYDLAIQHYLQSRSPDLAVGIIETRGEAILDAGHYKTLAKWLSQIPVKTITARPWLAYYSAKSSERLGDLAGAERWYEVAEKGFSSRSDAAGSYACAMSMAEFFFMRDMHRRSLEKAIDARKWAVTPEHKVAAFSRMATQNLLLGYGQEALELLKQAAALCDGTMVDTRFVLEVTELVPLWFAGEFPALHDEVIRLQRASSPRSLMFARFQILCWKVLALYEMARYEAALAAIDERSGYLGDEDQLFRLGFEFLRGVVLLNVGDGQAGREIIEGIDREVGDSKVLGPFYTPNYLGAYLRRQDELERAIEVHSSCLHHRDGGNQYTAASCLVNLGAARIRGRQHSEGIRNLEEARALAADHGYRFISTQACFNFAWAALEKGDNDKALAEIRKALKNASLYQHNNFIIEEGKISAGLIAFAFGHGIEQEYLLSVLPSIGPVAIEALAELLKSDSASVRTVAITALSASGGVAAAPYIRRVLRDEDLDVRRTASSELRRLRMSIDSPEKILTRRENQVMELIAEGMSNAEISERLYISEPTAKTHISRIFRKLGLTSRSQVAALFQKNSQGADVNSQDIARP; encoded by the coding sequence ATGAAGAAACCGTTTATCCTTGAAACGAAGTTGATGCCGCCGGATTGCAGCCGGATGCTGCCAAGGGCAAGGCTGGTGGACGACTTCGGGCAGAACGATGTTCGCGTCACAATCTTATGCGCCGACGCTGGGTACGGGAAGACTACGCTCATGGGCCAGTTTTACCAGGACCTGGATGGCAAGCTGGGTGTTTGGTATCAATTAGGCTTGGGCGACAAGAACATGGCGGTATTCCTGGCTCATCTGGTCGAAGGTGTCAGCTCGCACATGACCGGATTCGGCGCTGCCATGGATCGGGCCCTTTCTGGAATGAAGAATACCGATGGCGATTGGGAGAGCTACCTCACGGTTTTCATCAATGAGATCAGCGCTTCAGACAAGCCGTTCGTTTTTTTCTTTGACGAGTTCCAGCTTGCGAATGATTTCGAGAATATCCGGGACGCCGTGCAATTCCTTATCAAGTATCTGCCAACCGATTATCGTGTTGTTCTGGCCAGCCGGGAGAGGACGTCTCTATCCCTGGGCCGTCTGCGGACCCAGAGGAAACTCAAGGAAATCGACACGGAGGACCTCAGGTTCACAATGGAAGAGATGGAAGGCGTGTACAGAGGATGTTGTGAGAAGGATTTAAACGAAGATGAACTCAGAATCTGGTACACCGCCACTCAGGGCTGGCCGGTGGCCATCGTTCTTTCCAGGAATCTGTTGACCATTGAGCGGCGTATACCGGAACACGTGAATCCGGAACTGTTAGGGGAACATGGAACCATAGCCGGATACCTCGCTGAGGAAGTCTGGTCAGAACTGGACGATGAATTAAAACAGTTCCTGATGGTGACATCTATCCTGGATACAGTCGATATTGAGATCTGCGATCAGGCTCTGATGGCCGGGGAGGGAAAATCCTCGGTCGGGCTGCTCCGCGAGATGGAAGCACGGAACCTGATGATCAGCTGTCTCGAAGAAGGAAGAAGCTACATCTACCAGCCGTTGGTCCGTCAGTTCCTCAGCATGAAACTCGAGCAGATCATGCCTGTCGCCGAAGTAGACGACCTGCATCGGCGATATGGTGAGGCATACGATGGTAATGGCCAGTATGATCTGGCCATCCAGCATTATCTTCAGTCTCGCTCACCGGACCTGGCCGTGGGTATCATTGAGACAAGGGGTGAGGCGATACTTGATGCCGGCCATTATAAGACGCTGGCAAAGTGGCTCTCACAGATCCCGGTCAAGACGATCACCGCCAGGCCATGGCTGGCTTATTATTCAGCGAAGTCGAGCGAGCGTCTGGGCGACCTTGCGGGCGCGGAACGATGGTACGAGGTAGCCGAAAAAGGCTTTTCCAGCAGGTCTGACGCCGCTGGATCATACGCTTGCGCCATGTCGATGGCCGAATTCTTTTTTATGCGGGATATGCACCGGCGGAGCCTGGAAAAAGCGATAGATGCCCGGAAATGGGCAGTAACGCCCGAGCATAAGGTGGCGGCGTTCTCACGGATGGCGACTCAGAATCTGTTACTGGGATACGGGCAGGAGGCCCTTGAGCTGCTGAAACAGGCGGCGGCGTTGTGTGACGGGACGATGGTCGATACCCGTTTCGTCCTCGAGGTCACTGAACTTGTCCCGCTATGGTTTGCTGGAGAGTTTCCTGCACTGCATGATGAAGTCATCAGGCTGCAACGGGCATCGAGTCCGCGCTCGTTGATGTTCGCCCGGTTCCAGATCCTCTGCTGGAAGGTGCTTGCCTTATATGAAATGGCCAGATATGAAGCGGCCCTGGCCGCAATCGATGAAAGAAGCGGATACCTGGGCGATGAGGACCAACTGTTCAGGTTGGGTTTTGAATTTCTCAGGGGAGTAGTCCTGCTTAACGTCGGCGACGGCCAAGCCGGCCGGGAGATAATCGAGGGCATCGACAGGGAAGTCGGGGATTCAAAGGTCCTCGGCCCGTTCTACACACCAAATTATCTGGGAGCGTACCTTCGCCGCCAGGACGAGCTGGAGCGGGCTATCGAGGTGCATTCTTCATGCCTGCACCATCGTGATGGTGGAAATCAATATACTGCAGCCAGCTGCCTGGTCAATCTTGGCGCCGCCAGGATCAGGGGCAGGCAGCATTCCGAGGGCATCCGTAACCTGGAAGAAGCCCGGGCACTGGCTGCCGATCATGGTTACAGGTTTATTTCCACACAGGCCTGTTTCAATTTTGCCTGGGCAGCTCTTGAGAAAGGTGACAATGACAAGGCGCTTGCGGAAATCAGGAAGGCCTTGAAAAATGCGTCACTTTACCAGCACAATAACTTCATCATCGAGGAGGGGAAGATCAGCGCCGGCCTGATAGCCTTTGCGTTCGGTCATGGTATCGAGCAGGAGTACCTGTTGAGTGTTCTTCCTTCAATCGGTCCGGTTGCGATCGAGGCTCTGGCTGAATTGCTCAAGTCGGATTCCGCCAGTGTCAGGACCGTAGCGATCACAGCATTGTCGGCATCAGGCGGTGTCGCGGCAGCTCCCTATATAAGGCGCGTGCTCCGCGACGAGGATCTTGACGTTCGCCGGACTGCCAGTAGCGAACTGCGCCGATTGAGGATGTCCATCGACTCGCCAGAAAAGATCCTGACTCGCCGCGAGAACCAGGTGATGGAGTTGATCGCCGAAGGAATGAGCAATGCTGAGATCTCAGAGCGGCTTTATATCAGCGAGCCGACGGCTAAAACCCACATCAGCAGGATATTCAGAAAGCTTGGATTGACCAGTCGCTCACAGGTGGCGGCATTGTTTCAGAAGAACAGCCAAGGGGCTGATGTTAATAGTCAAGATATCGCCAGGCCCTAG
- a CDS encoding cold-shock protein: MAEGTVKWFSNEKGYGFIEREDGEDLFVHFSEIQVEGYKTLNEGQKVEFEVTEGAKGLQASNVVPQ; this comes from the coding sequence TTGGCAGAAGGAACCGTAAAATGGTTCAGTAACGAGAAGGGTTACGGCTTTATCGAGAGGGAAGACGGCGAAGATCTCTTCGTCCACTTCTCCGAGATCCAGGTCGAGGGCTACAAGACCCTCAACGAAGGTCAGAAAGTCGAATTCGAAGTTACTGAAGGGGCGAAGGGCCTGCAGGCTTCCAACGTCGTCCCACAATAG